The DNA segment TGGCAGTTACCTGGGTAGAATATGAAACGGTGCCCCTGGGCACAGATGTGTGAGACATAACAAGAATTGTTTATTCAGGCCAACACGGCACTAAGCTCTTCCCGAGGGTCTGATTATCTAGACTACATACGTTTGGGAATATGCTGTGATTGAATATCAGCCTGCTGCGAATGCTGCAATAAGACAAACGGGTaagcatttttatatatatctataaagtTCTGTGACagtgttcctctgtgtgtgtttctccatgtTTCAGATGTCTCCGCTGATGTATTCCTGAAGCTTTTTGGAGAACATTTCTATGCATTCTGTAAGCGAGCGGGCTATGACACCATGCTGAGGACACTGGGAGGAAATCTCATCGAATTCATTGGAAATCTGGACGCCCTCCACAGTTACCTGTCTCTGTCCTACCAGGTATGCACGTGTGTCATTACTGCTGTTTGTATCCTCATACCTCAGAAACTTCGGGATTATCTCATGATACCAACGCATCAACCGAAACAATGAAGTATAGCTGTGTCCTACAGTGTGCTATTTGCAGAGATGTCAGCGTGGATCTGctatgaaaacatagttagacatcttctctttatctccagCATAAACAAAGTAGTTTAGGATCTGTGCCCAAGCACCCATCCGTCTTTTAGACCTCTAAACATGGGGACACCACTTCTGTCATAATTTTAAAAACTAGGCATTTCATCAATTGTACTCTACTGTTAACTGAATCCGATCCATACCCTTTGTTTTTAAGGAAATGAATGCACCGTCTTTCCGAGTGGAGATGACAGACGATGGGAAGATGCTACTTCACTACTATTCTGACAGGAAGGGCCTGCACCATATTGTACCTGGTAAAAATCCACCACACTTCCTCAATCCGCTGCATTTATCCTGATCTCCTGTGTTGTtcatagtaaaaaaaactatgattttcccccccccccattttcCATCTTGCGGCAGGTATCATGGAGGCGGTTGCCAGAGAGTTGTTTGACAGCAAAGTGACCATGGTGGTGCTCAATCAATCACAGGAAGATGAGCGCACAGGGAAGAAGGAGCATGTTGTGTTTCTGGTCAAACAGACCAACCAAACTAGCAAAACTAGAGACCGCAGAAGGGTGGGTGTCTGTGAGTGTATGTGCTTGGTCTGTTTCTATGTGTATGTATTATGTGAGTTCCTGATTCTTGGTACATGTGTGCTCTGTGTGATTTTTCCCCCCAGGAGGCATTAAGAACAATGAGGGAACGGTGTGCGTCACTGGCTGGGAAAAAGAGAGGCTGGGACCTGATCAGAGCTGTGGTTCTCTCAGAAAAAGGTAAAAGTTATACTTAGAAATTGTGATTTTGAAAACCTGAGCTCACTGACCTGCGCTGAAGAGAAGCTCCCTGCTTCCTGTCTTTATGCGAAGATAGGCTAACCACATCCTGAGTCCAGCTCTGTATCTAATAGAGACAAGAGATTGGAAAGATAGCAAATTAGTGTGTTTCGCAAAACTATTAATTTAACTGATTAATAATAAAGAGAAGtttgtactacggagtattagggccacattgaggggaaaaaacatctgagatttccagaataaattcagaatattacgagaaaaaagtcggaatattacgagaataaagtcataactttacgagaataaagtcataactttatgagaaaaaaatcataactttacgagaaaaaaagtcgtaatattacgagaataaagtcataactttatgagaaaaaagtcataactttacgagaaaaaagtcataactttacaggaaaaaaagtcgtaatattacgagaataaagtcataactttacgagaataaagtcagaactctatgagaaaaaaatcataatattatgagaaaaaagtcataacttttcgagaaaaaagtcataactttacaggaaaaaaagtcgtaatattacgagaataaagtcataactttacgagaaaaaaagtcgtaaaaatacgaaaataaagtcagaatattatgagaataaaattcgtaatattacgagaataaaatcataactttacaggaaaaaaagttgtaatatttcaagaataaagtcatattattatcagaataaaagtcgtaatattacgagaataaagtcataactttatgagaaaaaaagaaaacacaaaattactactttataatattatgactttattctaataatattacgactttttttctcataaacctatgactttattctctaaatctcagattcattttttttcctcaatgtggcctaatactccgtcgtaccatagtcctacaacaatgataaataaaaatgaaaatgtaaacaaaaacagtctATTTTAAaagtccacagggagccactggagaggggctaaagagctgcaggttgctgacccctgggttagggtaagaatatcagggtaagccagTCAGAGGTAGAATAAGGCGGGTCATGGGGTTTTGGAATAATTGGCCGTCGAAACAATGGCATGGCACCGGCGGAGGTACTGATGCTCAAAAAAATGTATCCACCGTTTTACAGCTGCAACAGTAACAGAGCGGGTCGCCCACCAATCGGAAAGTCGGCGgcttgatccccggctcctccggtccacatgtcgaagtgtccttgagcaagatactgaaacccaaactgctcctgaaggctgagccatcggtgtgcgaatgagtatttagattagatcctgaaaAGATTACAATGAGAGCTGTTGGGTGAGATGTGCACTTTACGGAGTGCACTTTTTCTAGTTAACCGTGTTTTAAGGTTAGCTTCTCCAACACTGATGTGTTTCATTTACTTCCCAGGCGGCCTCCATCGCACCTTCAGTCCATGTTACCCGAGCAAGCTGTGGGTGGACGAGAAAGCTTTCTGCAATGCTTTTCCCTTCCATATCATCTTTGATGAGGAGGTAAGGTTCCACGTGTCTGTGTGCTTTAGTAGCTCCATGAGAGTATGGTAGTTTTCATTCGTTCGAACTCAAACTCCTGATACCTTGTGTGTCTGTCCCCCGTCTTTCTCGGTCTCCGGCCTCTTCTGGTTCTCGGCTGCCTATCAGCTGAGGGTGAGGCAGATGGGGGTGAACATACAGAAGTTTCTTCCAGGTCTCCAGGACAGAGACGCTACGTTGGACCAAAGCTTCACCATCATACACCCGCAGGTAAAACCTAATCACAGAACCAAGAGTCCAGACATTTGAGAGACACAGAGTTGTGAGATTGTGTAAAATGCATCAGCAGAGAAGAACACAGCAGAGATATCTGATTGTGAATATATTGACTGGCAACATTGCGAGGTTAAACCAAATAGAGAGCAGTGAAGTGCAGAAGAATATAGGGCTTGAGCAGCAGTAAACATTaaactctccatctctgtcctcCAGGTGACTTTCACCATCGAGAGCATCAGGAAATTCATCAACAGTCTTTTTGTCTTGAAGAGCAACGAAGACAAACACGCCACGCTCAAACTAAAAGGTGGGTTCTAATAAACAGTACCACAATACATGTATACATAGTAATGTGGGTGAAGCAGCGACGGCAACCATTGAAGCTACGTTCTCTCCATAACTTGCATTCCATTTATCTGCAGGTCAGATGTTGTGGATGGAGTCTCTTGGCTGTATGCTGTACCTGTGTTCTCCGAAGCTACGGAGCCTCCAGGAACTTCAAGATGTGGGCTTCCATCTGGCTGACCTGGCCCTGCACGATGTCACCAGAGACCTGGTTCTCCTCAACCAGCAGCGTCTGGCTGAGATGGAGCTCACCAACCAGCTGGAGAGGAAAAAAGTAGGAGAGCAGCTTTAAGTTCATGCAGTCTTTTGGGAGAGTCCCGGCCAAAAGGGCAGCCCAGTTTAGCAACATGATAAGAAGCTGCAATAATATTGTACTACACAGCCCCGGCTCTGTACATGGGAAACAAACAACGTGGCTAACTGGGGCTGTAACGTTACAGAATCTCTCTTTTTCACTTTCTATTGACGTTTTCGAATGAAGATTAAATGTCTGTGCGGCAAGcaggagagcaaacagtttgGTGACCGCAGGgaaagttttgtttttgaaaggctaaatgccaacacaTGTGGATTGAAGTGCATAGATACCATGTGGTTGACAGGCCGCCATCACGCCGTTATTTGGTCTGGGACTTCATCTGCCACTTCATTTCATGGATTTacataaatatcatttattgtgtgtgtctttctgtcGGTCTGTAGGAGGAACTGAGGATCCTGTCGCGCCACTTAGAGGCTGAACAAGAGAAGACGGAGACTCTGCTTTACGCCATGCTGCCGCGCCACATAGCCAATCAGCTTAAAGATGGGAAGAGCGTCAAGGCAGGTCAGTGTGTCTGTCAACccagctgtctctctctacaTATCCGCCTGTTGCTCTGTCAATGTTGCATTGTCTCTTTCAGGGGAGTTTGAGGTTTGCACAATTTTGTTCAGTGATGTGGTGACCTTCACCAGCATCTGCGCTGCCTGTGAGCCCATCCACATCGTCCACATGCTCAACTCCATGTACTCCAAGTTCGACCGACTCACCAACATACACGACATCTACAAGGTATCATCCCACTCCGACATCTGTCATCTCTTCAGGAGGTTAAAGGACGTTTAATAGAAGTGTGCCAGTGTTTAATTTCACCTTGGGTTTCTGTGTTCCCTAAAGGTTGAGACTATTGGTGACGCATACATGGTGGTGGGTGGCGTTCCAGTCCCCACAGAAACCCACGCTCACAGAGTGGCTAACTTCGCTTTGGGTATGAGGATAGCTGCCAGAGAGGTCACCAACCCTGTAACAGGCAAACCCATACAGGTAAGAATGTTTGGTgatgtgtaaaataataataatctgaaatAATCTACTTtttattatcattcattttatttatttaatatttattcattttgttttatttcttttattattgaCTGACTTTATGTGAAATTGCCGATCGCGTTCATCGGAAGATCACTTCTATTTTGAAGTCAGTTCTTggtcgcttttattttgaagtcgcGCTTTCGCCATAATGCctagtaaacacacacatcctgcaACACAACGTGGCGAGTGGGGTTACGCTTTGCTCCCgttctagaatataaatataaatatgtaaaaatgaggaatcataagaaaatagaaataaaaaatatatacagtataacaacagtgcaaataatagcgctgaaaaataggatctatgcaaataatatagatgcatgcatttataagaatagtgtaaaataagaatattattttaaatgttctgtataaatgcatgcagtgttaatgccggaGTAAAAACAGATTATTGCGCAGCTGAATTACTGCACCAAATTATTGCACTGTTAAGtcagttgaagatataataaattatggggTTATAGCTCCTGATAGGggtacaaaataataaatatatattgtgtgttttttatatatatatacatatatacaacaatttacaatctaatgaacatgtctaccgttttctagactggacgagggtatatttgatcctaaatacaaccTGTTTACTTTATGTTGTTGGCGTCTGTATGActataaagtagaataaattaaatgcctATCAGTTTGAGCAGATTGCAAGTAAATTTTTGTACCGGTAGTCGCACGGAACTTACATTGGATCGTGTTCCATGACGAGCGCTTCACTTCTTACGCTCTCtctaaggttagggttagggtgaaGCAGAACTGTAGACACAGATGTTTGTCAAACAATCCTTCCAGTAGGTTAGTTATGCCCATGCTGCCAAGGTCAAAAAGAGAGACGTGTGTGGCTCTTCTTAGCTTATCTTCTCTAAAACACCAATATCCAGCCAGAACCAGTAAATCTCAAGAAATTGAGACACCCCAGGGTCTTCTATTCTTTACGAGTGGACAGCCCGAACCTTTTCTGACATCACTTGCTTTTTAGGTTTGTGTCACGATGTAGACCACTATGCATGCATGAcacggtgtgtgtgtatatgtttcaGATCCGCGTGGGTCTCCATACCGGTCCAGTGTTAGCCGGGGTGGTGGGGGAGAAGATGCCTCGCTACTGCCTGTTTGGAGACTCCGTTAACACCGCCTCCAGGATGGAGAGTCATGGAGTCCCTGACCACATTCACTTCAGCACTTCTACATACAGGTGTGTGTAGTCTTTTATATAgcgagacggagagaaaggttGTGGACAGAgttatatgttgttgttttttttgtctgtatccATGATCTTCCTCTAAccttaaaggataggttcacattATTCTTTTATGACCTTCAGAAAACAATAGATGCCCATatgacaacacattctcactcccaaatgGTCACATACGGATGCTCGGTCAGTAGCTCTTTGCATCACTTTGTTAACGTCATTTTTCAACATGCAGGGTAGTCCGATAGCCTTcaacacgtggttaatgttacAGTACGTATGTGATGTAGGTTAAGTATGTTACAttactacttggttaggtttaggcaacaacggattagggttaggaaaagatcatggtttggtttgttacgtaacttcacTTACGCATGTGAGTCAAGTATGTTACGTAAAGTACGTGACTTGTACAGTGGCAGTTTGTAATCGTTCTCCCCAGATCTTTACTGAACTTCTGTGTCCCTCTGTATCCCCTCAACCATCCACTTATCCAGTAAGCTGAAGGATGCTGGGTTCAACATACGAGAGCGTGGTCAGATTGAGGTGAAGGGTAAAGGACAGATGACCACTTACTTCCTGTTGGGGAACCTGTTGGTGTCAGAAGATCGCATCATGGGAAGAGAGGCTGGAGGGAGCTGTCTTTACAGGGAGGACCTTCATGGCCAGAGGAAAAAAggtaaataacaaaaacatagaAAGATATCAAAAAGTTGTTAAGTCACCAGAGTGGTACGGTATGGTGTCACCAGAAACCTTAGCTCACAGGCTAACCAGATGGATACATTGCTTTACAGCTAGCAGACTAGTTGGTTAGGTGTATAGAGGAGCAGCTGGATAGAGAACAGGtcaaaggaatacttcacccttaAAATGACCACTTGTATATCAGTTACTCACcgcgtgttaccttgaattcttgaagaaaccttctcgcatgcctccacggtgaacggggAATTCAGAAACCGCTGAAAATGGAACAAATCCTTGATGAATTCAAACAAATGGTGGCCaagtttaacaacagcaaaactatatcaaggCGTCCgattacaaactctcacacaactcgtgcagtataatccaagtctcatttatccagtcgtatgcttaATACGGATGTACGGAAGTACACCTTTCATTATACACCTTCACTGAAGGGGTTTTGTCCCCTGTTTACCCAGCAGACGCCGGATCTACTGTAATAGTGGATAAGACCAACTGTTGGTGACCAGGTGGCAGCACGTCTACGTCTAGAGTAGAGGTTAGAACACccagaccaggggtcagcaacctttactatcaaaagagccattttaggcaaaaaaaatctgtctggagccgcaaaacatttgagcattgtgataaaggtaacacagtttatagtctaagtatatagtatatgctgtaagtctaatgcagtgagggctaaagagcaaatgtactacggagtattatggccacattgagggacaaaaacatctgagatttccagaataaattCAGAATATTGCGAAAAATAAGTCCtaatgttacgagaaaaaagtcataactttacgaggaaaaaagtcgtaatattacgagaataaattcataactttacgagaaacaaagtcgtaatataacgagaataaagtcagaactttacgagaaaaaagttgtaatatttcaagaataaagtcataatattacgagaataaagtcataactttacgagaaaaaaagttgttttattatgagaataaagtca comes from the Sebastes fasciatus isolate fSebFas1 chromosome 24, fSebFas1.pri, whole genome shotgun sequence genome and includes:
- the gucy1b2 gene encoding guanylate cyclase soluble subunit beta-2, coding for MIMQYGFINSCLQSLVMERFGQETWDKLSSLPGVQDTFMTYMVYDDVLTLSLVQEACSLLDVSADVFLKLFGEHFYAFCKRAGYDTMLRTLGGNLIEFIGNLDALHSYLSLSYQEMNAPSFRVEMTDDGKMLLHYYSDRKGLHHIVPGIMEAVARELFDSKVTMVVLNQSQEDERTGKKEHVVFLVKQTNQTSKTRDRRRVGEALRTMRERCASLAGKKRGWDLIRAVVLSEKGGLHRTFSPCYPSKLWVDEKAFCNAFPFHIIFDEELRVRQMGVNIQKFLPGLQDRDATLDQSFTIIHPQVTFTIESIRKFINSLFVLKSNEDKHATLKLKGQMLWMESLGCMLYLCSPKLRSLQELQDVGFHLADLALHDVTRDLVLLNQQRLAEMELTNQLERKKEELRILSRHLEAEQEKTETLLYAMLPRHIANQLKDGKSVKAGEFEVCTILFSDVVTFTSICAACEPIHIVHMLNSMYSKFDRLTNIHDIYKVETIGDAYMVVGGVPVPTETHAHRVANFALGMRIAAREVTNPVTGKPIQIRVGLHTGPVLAGVVGEKMPRYCLFGDSVNTASRMESHGVPDHIHFSTSTYSKLKDAGFNIRERGQIEVKGKGQMTTYFLLGNLLVSEDRIMGREAGGSCLYREDLHGQRKKESDKEPEVRTETLRRDTPSDGVTAPDPTQLDSITPFAWDITPPYQTNDNSCNTSASKFNSRLCVLF